In Oscillatoria acuminata PCC 6304, a single window of DNA contains:
- a CDS encoding pentapeptide repeat-containing protein produces MSANNAHIKRLLATKQCQGGDLRDAHLTRLNLSGADLSGAKLMFANLNGTNLSNANLSGAELSFANFVAADLISSDLSGVDAKGVNFLDAKLNHAQLGGADLVFANLVNTNLEEANLSGASLEGANLIGANLNSTQMNGINLSGANLGHAQIRNANLSNADLSNARLVEADLSDTNLSGVNLRNANLLNANLNGANLTGADLTGANLAQAKLDGAIGLYQDNLVGMRPPDRPPAQSHNHPNMSYVSVLQTNSLHSSSNHLGLPRPGLPS; encoded by the coding sequence ATGTCTGCAAATAACGCCCACATCAAACGCTTGTTGGCCACGAAACAATGTCAAGGTGGCGACCTCCGAGATGCCCACTTAACTCGGCTCAATCTCAGTGGTGCTGACTTGAGCGGTGCTAAGTTGATGTTTGCCAACCTCAATGGCACGAATCTGAGTAATGCCAACTTAAGTGGAGCCGAACTCAGTTTTGCCAATTTCGTGGCCGCTGACCTGATTAGTAGCGACCTGAGTGGGGTTGACGCTAAAGGCGTCAACTTCCTCGATGCCAAGCTAAATCACGCCCAACTGGGCGGTGCCGATTTAGTCTTTGCCAATTTAGTCAATACCAACCTAGAAGAAGCCAATCTCAGTGGGGCTTCTCTCGAAGGGGCGAATTTAATTGGTGCAAATCTTAATAGCACTCAGATGAATGGGATTAACCTCTCCGGGGCCAATCTGGGCCATGCTCAAATTCGGAATGCAAATTTATCCAATGCAGACTTGAGTAATGCCCGGTTAGTGGAAGCGGACCTGAGTGATACGAATCTCTCTGGGGTGAATTTGAGAAACGCTAATTTATTAAATGCCAACCTCAATGGTGCGAATCTCACGGGTGCTGATTTGACCGGGGCTAATTTGGCTCAGGCGAAGCTCGATGGTGCGATCGGGCTGTACCAGGACAATTTGGTAGGAATGCGCCCGCCCGATCGCCCTCCTGCTCAATCCCACAATCATCCCAATATGTCTTACGTCAGCGTTCTCCAAACCAATTCCTTGCACTCGTCATCCAATCATCTGGGGCTCCCTCGTCCGGGGTTGCCGTCTTAA
- a CDS encoding TIGR00300 family protein has translation MNSETRILMCPPNHYDVDYVINPWMEGNIHKSSRDRATEQWHKLFHIIKEHALVELVDPQPGWPDMVFTANAGLVLGKKVVLSRFFHKERQGEEPYFKQWFEAQGYTVYELPKDLPFEGAGDALLDREGRWLWAGYGFRSELDSHSYIAKWLDIQVISLQLADERFYHLDTCFCPLNRGYLLYYPPAFDFYSNRIIEMRVPPEKRIAIGEADAVNFACNAVNVDDKVIMNKVSDDLKQRLKAVGFEVFETTLSEFLKAGGAAKCLTLRTTEPVMEDVHANEPVESRTIRLEGHLLDTGLINRALDTIVEGGGSFQVLNFNLGEQRQSTSTAEVKVSAPSHGVMEEILAQLIDLGAVDLPQDERDAKLEPVLQKGVAPDDFYVTTIYPTEVRIKGEWVRILNHRMDGAIAVVQTPQGPVARCKLLRDLELGESVVVDVAGIRTVRKTGAREQRNNQEFSFMSSGVSSERRVELVVEQVAWELRQIRDRGGKVVVTAGPVVIHTGGGEHLTRLIREGYVQGLLGGNAIAVHDMEQAFMGTSLGVDMKRGVAVRGGHRHHLKTINTIRRYGSIAKAVEQGALQSGIFYECVKHNVPFALAGSIRDDGPLPDTQMDLIKAQEEYAKLLEGSEMILMLSTMLHSIGVGNMTPSGVKMVCVDINPAVVTKLSDRGSVESTGVVTDVGLFLSLLTKHLDLLTSPYHAA, from the coding sequence ATGAATTCTGAGACTCGGATCCTGATGTGTCCCCCCAACCATTACGACGTGGATTATGTGATTAATCCCTGGATGGAGGGCAACATCCACAAATCTTCTCGCGATCGCGCCACGGAGCAATGGCACAAACTCTTCCACATCATCAAAGAGCACGCCCTCGTTGAACTCGTCGATCCCCAACCCGGTTGGCCCGATATGGTTTTTACCGCCAACGCCGGATTAGTTCTGGGTAAAAAAGTCGTCCTCAGTCGCTTCTTCCACAAAGAACGCCAAGGGGAAGAACCCTATTTCAAACAATGGTTTGAAGCCCAAGGATACACCGTCTACGAACTCCCGAAAGACTTACCCTTTGAAGGGGCTGGAGATGCACTGCTCGATCGCGAAGGACGTTGGCTATGGGCAGGATACGGTTTCCGTTCTGAACTTGACTCCCACTCCTATATTGCCAAATGGTTAGATATCCAAGTCATCTCTCTGCAATTAGCCGATGAACGGTTCTATCACCTGGATACCTGCTTCTGTCCCCTCAATCGCGGCTACTTACTATATTATCCTCCAGCTTTTGACTTCTACTCCAACCGCATCATCGAAATGCGCGTTCCCCCAGAAAAACGGATTGCCATTGGAGAAGCAGACGCCGTAAACTTTGCCTGCAATGCGGTCAATGTTGACGACAAAGTAATCATGAACAAGGTCAGCGATGACCTGAAACAACGTCTCAAAGCGGTCGGATTTGAGGTGTTTGAAACCACCCTCAGCGAATTCCTCAAAGCCGGTGGTGCAGCCAAATGTCTGACCCTGCGAACCACCGAACCTGTGATGGAGGATGTCCATGCCAACGAACCCGTCGAAAGTCGGACGATTCGTTTAGAAGGACATCTGTTGGATACCGGATTAATCAACCGGGCCCTGGATACTATCGTCGAAGGCGGTGGCAGTTTCCAAGTCTTGAATTTTAACTTGGGAGAGCAACGGCAGAGTACCTCTACGGCAGAGGTGAAAGTTTCCGCGCCTTCTCATGGCGTCATGGAAGAGATTTTAGCTCAGTTGATTGACTTGGGTGCCGTAGACTTGCCGCAAGATGAGCGGGATGCCAAACTCGAACCTGTCCTACAAAAAGGGGTGGCTCCGGATGATTTCTATGTCACCACAATTTATCCCACGGAAGTGCGGATCAAGGGGGAATGGGTCCGGATACTCAATCATCGCATGGATGGCGCGATCGCCGTGGTGCAAACCCCTCAAGGGCCAGTGGCTCGATGCAAGCTCCTGCGCGATTTGGAACTGGGTGAGTCAGTAGTGGTAGATGTAGCTGGAATCCGCACGGTTCGGAAGACGGGAGCCCGGGAACAACGCAACAACCAGGAATTCAGCTTTATGTCTTCCGGGGTCTCCAGCGAGCGCCGGGTGGAATTGGTGGTGGAACAAGTCGCCTGGGAATTGCGGCAAATTCGCGATCGCGGCGGTAAGGTGGTGGTGACGGCAGGACCCGTGGTAATTCATACCGGCGGCGGCGAACACCTGACCCGATTAATTCGAGAAGGATATGTGCAGGGATTGCTCGGTGGTAATGCGATCGCCGTTCACGATATGGAACAAGCGTTCATGGGAACATCCCTCGGAGTAGACATGAAGCGCGGCGTCGCCGTCCGAGGCGGACATCGGCACCACCTGAAAACCATTAATACCATTCGCCGCTATGGAAGTATTGCCAAAGCCGTGGAACAAGGTGCGCTCCAAAGCGGGATATTTTATGAATGTGTGAAACACAATGTACCCTTTGCCTTGGCCGGTTCGATCCGAGATGATGGACCCTTGCCCGATACTCAAATGGATTTAATTAAGGCCCAGGAAGAGTATGCGAAGCTGCTGGAAGGGTCAGAGATGATTTTGATGTTATCCACCATGTTGCACTCGATTGGGGTTGGCAATATGACACCTTCTGGGGTGAAGATGGTCTGTGTGGATATTAATCCCGCAGTGGTTACCAAACTCAGCGATCGCGGTTCCGTTGAATCCACGGGAGTGGTTACCGATGTCGGCCTATTTCTGAGCTTGTTAACCAAGCATTTAGACCTGTTGACCTCTCCCTATCATGCAGCCTAA